One genomic window of Brachyhypopomus gauderio isolate BG-103 unplaced genomic scaffold, BGAUD_0.2 sc77, whole genome shotgun sequence includes the following:
- the LOC143491590 gene encoding apoptosis-associated speck-like protein containing a CARD isoform X1: MIPELLVNNLNELVQAEFDRFKWFLRQGVDDYKKIPNARLEDAKSREALVSEMISTYEPGGAAKLTVLVLRKMNKNYNAGQLERDLEPVLGSGGVTVGPLSSKAVTFVNMHEAKLIQKVSLVDPIADDLKPLIGDEKYAKIRAAVTPQDKMRVLYSFLSGSAIKERFYQSLLKNEEFLVKELDS; the protein is encoded by the exons ATGATTCCGGAGTTGCTGGTGAATAACCTAAACGAGCTAGTACAGGCGGAATTTGACAGATTTAAATGGTTTTTGAGACAAGGTGTGGATGATTATAAAAAGATTCCCAATGCAAGACTGGAAGATGCGAAATCAAGGGAAGCTTTAGTGAGCGAGATGATATCCACCTACGAGCCAGGCGGTGCTGCTAAACTTACGGTGCTTGTTTTGAGGAAGATGAACAAGAACTACAACGCAGGACAACTGGAGCGTGATCTTGAGCCCGTGCTCGGGAGTGGCGGTGTAACAG TAGGACCATTAAGTTCCAAGGCAGTGACATTTGTGAACATGCACGAGGCAAAGCTCATTCAGAAGGTCTCATTGGTGGACCCGATCGCAGATGATCTGAAGCCACTGATCGGGGATGAGAAGTACGCAAAGATTAGAGCAGCTGTAACACCTCAGGATAAGATGAGAGTGCTCTACTCTTTCCTGTCAGGATCAGCAATAAAGGAGAGATTCTACCAGAGCCTACTGAAAAATGAGGAATTCCTGGTAAAAGAGCTTGATAG CTAG
- the LOC143491590 gene encoding apoptosis-associated speck-like protein containing a CARD isoform X2 — MIPELLVNNLNELVQAEFDRFKWFLRQGVDDYKKIPNARLEDAKSREALVSEMISTYEPGGAAKLTVLVLRKMNKNYNAGQLERDLEPVLGSGGVTGPLSSKAVTFVNMHEAKLIQKVSLVDPIADDLKPLIGDEKYAKIRAAVTPQDKMRVLYSFLSGSAIKERFYQSLLKNEEFLVKELDS, encoded by the exons ATGATTCCGGAGTTGCTGGTGAATAACCTAAACGAGCTAGTACAGGCGGAATTTGACAGATTTAAATGGTTTTTGAGACAAGGTGTGGATGATTATAAAAAGATTCCCAATGCAAGACTGGAAGATGCGAAATCAAGGGAAGCTTTAGTGAGCGAGATGATATCCACCTACGAGCCAGGCGGTGCTGCTAAACTTACGGTGCTTGTTTTGAGGAAGATGAACAAGAACTACAACGCAGGACAACTGGAGCGTGATCTTGAGCCCGTGCTCGGGAGTGGCGGTGTAACAG GACCATTAAGTTCCAAGGCAGTGACATTTGTGAACATGCACGAGGCAAAGCTCATTCAGAAGGTCTCATTGGTGGACCCGATCGCAGATGATCTGAAGCCACTGATCGGGGATGAGAAGTACGCAAAGATTAGAGCAGCTGTAACACCTCAGGATAAGATGAGAGTGCTCTACTCTTTCCTGTCAGGATCAGCAATAAAGGAGAGATTCTACCAGAGCCTACTGAAAAATGAGGAATTCCTGGTAAAAGAGCTTGATAG CTAG